Below is a genomic region from Salmo salar chromosome ssa11, Ssal_v3.1, whole genome shotgun sequence.
CAATACTTTCCTGTTGAGATTTTGTCAAACATTTCAAGCAGCTGAAGAACAAACGGCACAGACAACCAATAGAGTTTAAATGTCATTTAATTTCAACGTTCTGGATTGTAAGAAACATTTACATGATTTTGCAGGGATTAGTTTCAGGCTGTATATACCAATGAATGGTGTCTTACAGCCTGATGAATCAGACTACCCTTATTGCTACTATTCATTTCCAATGAAGGGTAGTACCTCTCAATAGCATTCTACATCTCTGCTCTGACAAAACAACCTCCTCTGAGTCCAATATCTATATTGGAGATAGGCAGTATCAACCCTTTAACCCGTCTCAAATGGTGACAGAGGATAAACTAGAACAGAGCTCTGATGCTGTGGCTACAGCTGCTAGAGGACCCTAAGGCTTCAGTTATGGTGCTAAATAacacaagggttagggttaacccctACCCCTAAGGCTTCAGTTATGGTGCTAAATAacacaagggttagggttaacccctacccctaaccctaaggCTTCAGTTATGGTGCTAAATAatacaagggttagggttaacccctaccccttaaccctaacccctaacccttaaggCTTCAGTTATGGTGCTAAATAACACAAGCAAACATGAACTAAAAAGACATACACTTTATTTGGAATCAGCGGGGCACACAGTTTGCTATAAAAATCTACAGGTATATTGTGGCTTGGTGGTCATCATGCTACACTATAGAATAATGTTCAGAATGAGACATGCAGAATCAACGTGGGCAAACCGCTAAATCCTTCGCTCTATTAATTCAATCAGGTAGATAGTTTATTACGGTCGAATCCAATAAGCCACAACGAGCAGTGTGATTTGCCATAAGGGAAGAATGTAGGAATCTAAAATGTAGAGATCCGTTCTCATAACATCAAGAAGAAGTCCTGTGACACAATGGGACGGGTGTCTGTCTTCTGGACGTTATTTGGACTTGGGGTCATGACCTTCCTTGTCAGCTGCCCTTCTCTGCTTCTGCTGCATTATCTCTGCATCCCTACAAGGAATGGGGTGCATGTGAGATGCAACATCCTCAGACTCATGGCCATATAATATAACTCATTGGGCCAGTTTCCCGGAGCCAGATAACACCTACTCCTGGGAAAGAAAGCAtgttcaatggagaatctccaggaCAAGGCCACATCTGGGTCCCAGGAAACCACACCTTTATTATTAAATTGAAATCAATCATATGACGGATTCCTTTGTGACGACTACACTGCTAAGAGGAATGCAATGAAAATCAAGCTTTAGATTCAAGCTTTATGTCAGGTGCATTAagactgaacactatctagatacctcagctagtatatagactgaacactatctagatacctcagcttgtatatagactgaacactatctagatacctcagctagtatatagactgaacactatctagatacctcagcttgtatatagactgaacactatctagatacctcagcttgtatatagactgaacactatctagataCCTCAGCTTGCGTGCAGCAGCAGACAACCCATCCTCACTCTTCTTGCCCTTGGTCTGGTCTGCTTGCTTCTTGGCATTCTTCGCTCGGGCAAGTTCACGCTGGTTTCCTCCTGCAACCCagagaaacacaacaacaaaagaGGATGAGAATGTGCGTTACACAGGAGAAgacagacttggcgctccggtaccgcttgcagtgcggttgcagagagaacagtctttgactagggtggctggagtcctggatggcaggaagcttggccccattgatgtactgggccgtacacactaccctccatagtgacttgtggtcggaggccgagcagttgccataccaggcagtgatgcaaccagtcaggatgctctcgatggtgcagctgtagaatcttttgaggatctgaggacccatgacaaatcttttccgtttcctgagggggaataggctttgtcgtgccctcttcacgactgtcttggtgtgcttggaccatgttagtttgttgttgatgtggatgccaaggaacttgaagctctcaacctgctccactacagccccgtcgatgagatgCTCGGGCCTCCtttccctgtagtccacaatcatctcctttgtcttgatcacattgagggagaggttgttgtcctggcaccacacggtcaggtttctgacctcctccctataggctgtctcatcgttgtcagtgatctggttgatgcttatttatataaccctcttaggcctcactcccccctatctgagatacctactgcagccctcatcctccccatacaacacccgttctgccagtcacattctgttaaaggtccccaaagcgcacacatccTTGGGTcgttcctcttttcagttcgctgcagctagcgactggaacgagctacaacaaacactcaaactggacagttttatctcaatctcttcattcaaagactcaatcatggacactcttactgacagttgtggctgctttgtgtgatgtattgttgtctctaccttcttgccctttgtgctgttgtctgtgcccagtaatgtttttaccatgttgtgctgctaccattgttgttatcatgtggtgttgctaccatgctgtgttgtcatgtgttgctgccatgttgtgttgctgccatgttgtgttgctaccattgttgttgtcatgtggtgttactaccatgctgtgttgtcatgtgttgctgccaccaTATTGTGTTGTCtagtgttgctgccatgctatgttgtcttaggtctctctttatgtagtgttgtctctcttgtcgtgatgtgtgttttgtcatatatatatatatatatatatatatatatatatatatatatatatatatatatatatatatattttttattattattattattatttttttctttcaattcacccaaggctgaaaaaGGGCAAAAGAACACTGGTTAAGCTGGAACACAAGCCCATTGCAAATGAATGGAATGGAACGTTCGCAGAGTGACGCTTAGAATTCCATTTCGCCTAAATGGCACAAAAAATGGATacctttttattttaccactacaatctgttcttaggaccaaactgaaaaataacaacttgtgtagaaagtaaactAAGTAAACTAACTAAGTGCTAAGTGTGCTTATGACTGCATAACGAAGTAGGAAAACATTGCAACTACTTCTGGTCTAGCGTTTGATGACAACTGAATACACTGCACTGCCTTACATAATTAGAAAGAGGAAATTCTCATGTCCGActtgaaaaagtaaaaatatacacaTTGCGAGGTATTTGGCA
It encodes:
- the LOC106591183 gene encoding uncharacterized protein isoform X1 translates to MTQPLAVVLLSCASPAFCSQLIVVLRHNACVLLLTMRPATLLVVQMETQSTQLVPLFPIGGNQRELARAKNAKKQADQTKGKKSEDGLSAAARKLRDAEIMQQKQRRAADKEGHDPKSK
- the LOC106591183 gene encoding small EDRK-rich factor 2 isoform X2, with protein sequence MTRGNQRELARAKNAKKQADQTKGKKSEDGLSAAARKLRDAEIMQQKQRRAADKEGHDPKSK